The Spinacia oleracea cultivar Varoflay chromosome 2, BTI_SOV_V1, whole genome shotgun sequence DNA segment ATGGACTCGCTCGTACAACAGAAAATTCGAGTACAATGCAAAATAAAATACTCCGTATTCCTATAGAGCACTATTGATCATACAAATctctcttttttaaaaaaaaaaatcagcaatATTTGAAGACCACCAAGATATCTACACGATCCCATCTAATCACACAAAAGACAAGATAATATATTTCCATCAAAGTCTTTTTTAAGAAATACATCTTTACTGATACGTATCACATCAGTACCCAATCAATTATCATAACTCGTAATCTGATAAAACATGGTAATTTCATATCACACCATAATCACATATCATTccctttattattaattaaaaataaatacttAATATTGATACTTTGATAGTAATATTATAGCATTTAAGTTGAAAGAatattagaaatgaaaacatattAGTAGAGAAACGGGCATACAAAAAGAGCCTTTGAAACTAAAACATGTTATATGTTTGTTCTTTTATGATTTGAGGATACTTAACAAACGCGTAATTAAGTCCTCATAAATTACGTTTGCCGTTTCTCCTCGCACTTAAAAGAAGATCCCACCAAAAACTCAGTTTTCCTCAACACCCATCAATTTAAAcccaaaaataaatttaatttttttttctttttttcttttgggtgttttgtatatattcccCGTTGGTGGAGGAATGCTTGTCACCTACTCATATTGTAGCTTCCAAtctccactttctctctcctctctctctcacacacACACTAACTTTTGTGCAAAAAAACTCTCCACACCTCACGCAAAGTTCACCCCCTTCCCTTACTCATAGAAAAAGTGCAAATTTTACTTCTTTCTACTAAAAAAAGCTTATTCTTAGTTTAGTTTTACTTCATTTCCCCTGTTTTTTTTATGCTTACAAAATGGAGAGGCAAAGGTGTAAGCTTTGTTATAGGAAGTTTGCTAATGGGAGAGCTTTAGGAGGCCACATGAGGTCTCACATGATGAATCTACCAATCCCTCCTAAACCCGACCCGCCGCGCCCgctaccaccaccaccaaaaaAACTACAAACACCCAGTTGTGAAACCGTGTCGGAAACCGAGTCACCCTCATCGCCACCTTTCTCTTCCTCCTCGTCATCGGGTTCTGAACGCGATGCAGTAGCTGAGCCGACCGGATCATCCTCACTCATTACGCTACAAGATAGAGAAAGCGAGACTGAGTCGTTTAAGAAGAATCCAACTCGGAAGCGGCGATCCAAGCGGATTATTTCAAAACCATCTTCTTCAACTACTTCGTCGGAATATCACTTTCAACGACGACATTACCGCCATCTGAATGAGTATGATCCTGACGAtttcatcatcaacaacaataacaacaactcAGCCGAGGAGGCTGCGGCGGTGGAAGCACCGGGAAGTTCGGTGTCGGAGGTGACTTCCGATGAAGACTTAGCCTTCTGCCTTATGATGATGTCACGTGACAAGTGGAACGACGACTGTGATATTGGTACAACACGAACAACAACCACAACCCGAACTAGTAACAAGAAGAGATACAAGTGTGATACTTGTAACAAAGTTTTCAAATCTTACCAAGCATTAGGTGGTCACAGAGCGAGTCACAAGAAACAACGCCTTCGCGATGACGGCAACGACAGAATAATTAGTTATCTTTACGAAGAAGACGAAAGATTGGAGGAAGAACTGGAGAAGAAGGTTCATGAATGTCCAGTTTGTTACAGAGTGTTTGCTTCAGGACAAGCTCTTGGTGGGCATAAGAGATCTCATGTTCTTGCTAACAACAACACTAATTCTCCTAAGAAGAGTAAGAAGATGGTTATTACTGATAATGAGAGTTTGATTGATCTTAATCTTCCTGCTCCGGTTGACGACGATGATGATTCAGCTGTTTCGGATGTTCATTTCTGATCAGAATtaaatagaaaaaagaaaagtcaaaaggtaatttttattttattttttcaaaattaattatcATGTTCTTTAAATTAGCATTTTATCATAAAGTATGACTTAGTCATTTtagtttttttgttggaaacaAAAAAAGTTGTAAGTAATTATCAACTATTCCAAGTACTACTTCTACTCTTGTTACAATTGTTGAGAAGTATGATCAGAACCATATACTCCGTTCGTACTCTATTTTATAATAGGGTTAAAGTTTACTAAAGCAAATTGCATTAATGAAGTTACATTAGTAGTGGAAGTAGCTCCATCAGTATCATTTGCGCTAATTAAGTAAGTtttaagtaattttaattagtgTAGTTGAGATTTGTTTAAGCTTAATGAAGTTCAAGGACTGTTCCTAGTTTCCAGCTGTTTAGCTAACTGCCTCTCCAATTAGATTAATTCcaactacttttttttttgttttgtttttgcgaggttTGGAAGTTGAAATTATACtcaaaagaatttttttttaaaaatagagAAGGAAAAAGTCAGTCCTAGAAAAGTTGAATAAATAAGAACCTTGTATTTTGGGGGAATAAAAATAGTAAGTTTCCACCTGTCAATATAATGCTGCAGATTACAGTTGGTCAAGAGCGCAGTAGGAAGATCAGCAATGTGTTCTTTTTCACGGGTTGTTTAATACAAAAATCATATACTTTCTGTTACTCATTTTTTGTAGTTTTATGATCAAAAAatactacttcctccgtcttttaatactcgcaacgtttggacttttgccactattcatataatctactttgactattcgtagtgttttttatataagataaaacatagtcatgtgggatcttgttagatccGTCTCAATGTgtgttttcaaaatatcaactttttataatttttgcataaaaagaatttaagatataaatgatcaaagttgtgcattgacatgcgtaaaactaacaaacgttgcgagtattaaaagacggaggaagtataattctATAAATTTACTAAAACAGTCTTCATAATGTAACACATTGTTTAATACGgaatataatactccctccgtatttatttaagggatacacttgtcttttccggccgtatttatttaaggatacacttgccatttttagtaatttatcaactccaccatctaattaaataatacatctaatttaccctatcaCCCACCCCCAAATTTTTGGCTGCATAGCTATGCATGcaattttgcatgcatatgAGCTTCAATTGCTTTGTTTCAGCAGTTTCAGCATTCCTTTTTTAATGCATTATTctgtttcctctttttttttaaaaaaaaaaaaaattattttaatttttaattttaatttttttttaaaattttgtataACGCTTGTTTTCCCCAAAAAAATCTCATTATTTGAGTAAGCTGCAAGCACACATAAGGAACAAACAAATGGACATTTAAAGTAACTTAATGAACATTCATGTTCAAAAACTGAACTTGTCATCTATTTTTCTATACGCTTCTTCTATTTTAGTTCTATTTCTATATGCTTCTAAATTTTCTGCTTCTTTCCTTTCGGGTTTCACTTTTTTTGCTACACCGGTCTTTTTCCTCTTTCTACATGCTTCCTTATTTGCAGATtcttttcttgttgtttttgccTTCAATTCTTGCAGCCTCTCTTAATACCACATATTCCATTTCGGTTTATTTCTTTTGTTGGCGCATTCATATTAACCTTTTCCTTCCTGCATGAAAATCATAATGTTGTTAGTTGAACATTGTTCTGTATAaattgaacataagacttgagaaactgaacatcacacaaagtgTTCTTATTCATGAACATATgatagttttataagttgaatttaatTGAACATGATTCgttataagttgaacacgagacttgagaaactgaacatcacacaaaaattttcttatttgtgaacatcatcttttataaattaaacatcatcttttataagttgaacatgatgagttataaactgaacatgacaatatttagaaggtaccaattttgatattttagtaaagaataatgaacacctgcttataaaatatgaacatgatCTTTTAGTAAAGACTAATGAACatctgttttaaagaatgcTTTTGGCTCGTTGTTTGATGTTGATGCTTTTTTATTAATGTTGATGCTTgccttttagttgaacatgatctgtataagttgaacataagactagAGAAACTGGACATCACACAAAGTGTTGAAGATGTCATAGTTTTATAGGTTAAATTTagttgtacataattctttataagttgaacatgagacttgagaaactgaacatcacacaaaagtattgaacatatattatttttataagttaaatttcGTTGAAAAACATCACACCAAAGTGTTGAACATAtcagttttataagttgaatttagttgaacatgattctttataagtttAACACGAGAGctgaaaaactgaacatcacacaaaagtgttaTTATTTGTGAATATCATCTTTTATATGTTGAACatgataaattataaactgaacatacaaattcaaaattaatattaagcaataactaccacaaccaccacgaacaacaatcccaacaaccataccaacaacaacaacaacacaataCTAAGTTACCAAATGTAGTTCATTCTACAATTCTGAACATCGAACTTTATAAATTAAACATGAACGGTGATAGATCTAAAATCGCAGCATAAAATTGTTGTTCAAAATAAATGAACACCTACATATATTAATTTGAACATCTACATATATTAATTTGAACATCTCCAACCACGAAATCAATTAACGACAATATGTAAGTTAAAGTCACAATCAAATTTGGTGACGAAACTAACAAATTATTAAACACGAAttcacaacaaatgaacctTGAATAAATGCGTATTAAAGATCAATTTACAAAGGAAACTCACGAATTTCATACAAATAAACATGGATTGGcataaagagaggagagagatattCGACGGATCTGATCAAAAATTCGCCGGAACTAATGAGAAATTTGACAGATTCGACCAGAAAATCCATAGATCTGACCAAAATTTGACATATCCGACCAAAAATTCGATAGATCTTACCAGAAATTTGACGAATCCGACTAGAAATTCGCCAGAATCGCATGAGTAACCGTCACTGTGGAATCCATCAGAGTCAAATTGGAGGTTTAAAGGGAGATAAATATGTAATTTGATGAGAGAAAATAGTagtttgatgagagagaatgTGGAGGTTTTGATGAaagagaaaatggtgagagaaaaataaaatgggGTTTGATGAGATAGAAAATGGGGAaaggttagaggagagagaaaaatgggtATAATATAGTGTGTTTTAGCTCATATGCATCTAGAGATAGATGCATACCTATGCAgccattaattattaatcacccaccatcctattaaacaaataatttcataaacccactccaccctccacccaccaaaatgacatggtccccacatgtttaattattaaaatatctatccaaccccacttgctttattattttatttcattctattattcttcttaatacccatgctcggccaagtgtatctcttacaaaaatacggagggagtatcaaagCTTTAAGATTTCAGTTCGCGTGATTTGTAGTCGTACCATGTACGCTACAACCTTAAACTCACtgtatctctattctataagccagctcctgaggttgtttttgtaaattaacttttcgtgtccaccaTTAATTTTACAGAAATACCCTCCTGATGTTTGTGTGCCAGTAAAAGGTTATTTGACTGGCTTAATAAAACGCCTAGAATCATTTACCAGGGCCCATAAGGTTGAACAATTGAATGCACTACTTAAATTAGGGCTGattgattacttaaatcaggaAATCAAATAAACATTAGGAAAGAAATTATTACACATTATTACAgcttattcaaaaaaaaaactccaaaAACAAGATTCTCCAGAAACAAGAACCGGAAAACAACGTTTTACAGCACTGATTctcagaagaagaagaatcatttGCAACGTTTGATTCTCAGAAGAACCATATCATCGTTCTTGAAGTCTTTCCCGTACAAGTAAGTATACTTTTCACGAATCCTTGCaagaaacaataaaaataataacaccTTTAGTATAGATTCGTGAATATTAATGCATAACCAACAAGGATAAGGCCATTAAAATTGTCATATGCATAAAATACATGGAATATAGTATGCATAACagaaattaaactaaattaataATGATTCGTGAATTTGTATGCATAAACAAATTTGCTTTTTAAAGATTGTTGCTATGTAAATTAAATCGGTCTAACTTATATAATTTCTTTAATCTATTTTGCAGATTTGAAAATACAAGGTATGTAATTTTCATGCTTTTatgaatttcaattaattatttcacATTTTAATCCATGCTTTGAATTAAACAatctcttatatatatatatttttttttgtatgttaaaatcatgttttttAGAAAATAATACACATTTTAATTCATGTTTGTTTAATCTCTTATTGCAGATTTCAAAGTACAAGGTATGTAACTTTCACTCttttatgaatttaaattaattatttcaaattttaattcacgcttttaattaaataatctcttatatttttttaaggttTATAGGGTTTTTGAGAGATTTATGAATCTCTTATGTTTCTGtttataatatttttgtcaTTAGAATTTCGTTAATTTATTTTGCAGATTTGAAAATAAAAGGTATGTAAGTTTCATGCTTTTATGAGTTTCAATTAACTTTCATGCTACTATTAAAAATTCTTTCAAATTTTAATTGCAGATTAAAATCTGCAAATCTGCAAAATATAAATTATTTCAAATTGAATCTGCAATATGAAATTGAAGATTATAAAttatttcaaattttaattcatgcttttaattaaataatctcttatatttttcatgaaatatttTTTGGGAGAATTACGAATTTGTGTCATTACAATtatgaatcagaaaataatggaCTTGAATTGGTTTTTATGCAGATTTGAAGTTGGGTTAAAAGTTCATAACGAGATCAAATAACGAACAACATACGGTATGTgccaatcaaacaaaaataatagtaatagctatgattttaaactaatttaattaattatttcagaTATGAATTCATGCTGATAAATCGActcctaatttaattaattaaatcgactcttattttattttaattactttaATTACTTGAATCCCGAATTAGAAATGAATCCCTCATGAAACCCAACTACCTCAATGACCGAGAAcccaaaacaaaacaataacCTAATATCCTCACATTGGGTTCAATTTCAAACATGAAACCCTAATAAATCGAATAACCCaatttcaaacaaaaaaataaatttcagattgtgaaatttcgaaaataaaagaGACATATAAAACGAAATCATTAAACCATCATTAAATATCAAGCAAATCAGATTATGGTACCTATCGCCTCGCAAATCATTAAACCATCATTAAATATCAAGAAAAAAACATGTTTACAAATTCATCACACACGGTTCAACTCTGAAACAACAGAATTTCACAACACAGTACAATTTCACGAAACAGTACACTACAGTGCATCAAATACAATGCTATCAATAACATCAAAGTTATGCATGAATTTCCTCCTTTCAGTCACAAAACATACAGTGAGGAGTTATAGTTTTCCAACACCTTTCTAACTTTCGATTAGGTTTCTTTTATGGTGAGATTCAATTAGGTTTATTGAGTATGCATTAACATGCATTTTTTCAGACCAATACAGCCTCGCAACTTCTAAGAAAGTACCTGAACTTACTCACATCCTCGCCTCGCACAGCGCCTCGCCCGCCTCGCCTCGCACAACGCCTCGCCCCGCCATC contains these protein-coding regions:
- the LOC110788970 gene encoding zinc finger protein ZAT9, producing the protein MERQRCKLCYRKFANGRALGGHMRSHMMNLPIPPKPDPPRPLPPPPKKLQTPSCETVSETESPSSPPFSSSSSSGSERDAVAEPTGSSSLITLQDRESETESFKKNPTRKRRSKRIISKPSSSTTSSEYHFQRRHYRHLNEYDPDDFIINNNNNNSAEEAAAVEAPGSSVSEVTSDEDLAFCLMMMSRDKWNDDCDIGTTRTTTTTRTSNKKRYKCDTCNKVFKSYQALGGHRASHKKQRLRDDGNDRIISYLYEEDERLEEELEKKVHECPVCYRVFASGQALGGHKRSHVLANNNTNSPKKSKKMVITDNESLIDLNLPAPVDDDDDSAVSDVHF